A window from Actinomycetota bacterium encodes these proteins:
- a CDS encoding PKD domain-containing protein, with amino-acid sequence MRAGANGLPDPANRATFGAQASNPVDLEVNPVTGDLWYADFQGGTAGAVRKIRFAGANTPPTAVAAATPTNRPAPLTVSFNGGGSSDPDPGATLSYAWDLDDDGAFDDATGVTASWTYQQPGTYMPGLRVTDNLGASDTDAVTITAGNTAPTAAISTPASSLRWKVGDTVTFSGGATDPQSGNLPASALSWSLVLQHCDGGGNCHSHPVQTFNGVASGSFVAPDHEYPSHLELTLTATDPGGLSDTETVRLDPQTVNLTFQTSPSGLQLTVGSASGTAPFTRTVIVGSSNSVSAPSPQTLGGRSYGFRSWSDGGAQTHNIVAPATATSYTATYQEGWVSHARLNFQPASAAVPAGYLKADGTTYRNRGAFTYGWTAANHTAKDRNSTRSPDQRYDTLVHMQKPANPNAGFEIAVPNGTYRVHLVSGDPSQVNSVFRVNVEGVLVVSGTPTSSTRWIEGTATVTVSDGRLTVSNGAGASNNKVNYLDIERPG; translated from the coding sequence ATGCGGGCCGGCGCCAACGGGCTGCCCGACCCGGCCAACCGGGCCACCTTCGGGGCCCAGGCCAGCAACCCGGTCGACCTGGAGGTCAACCCGGTCACGGGTGACCTGTGGTACGCCGACTTCCAGGGCGGCACCGCCGGCGCGGTCCGCAAGATCCGCTTCGCCGGCGCCAACACCCCGCCGACGGCGGTGGCCGCGGCCACCCCGACCAATCGGCCGGCCCCGCTGACGGTCAGCTTCAACGGCGGCGGGTCGAGCGACCCCGACCCCGGGGCCACCCTCAGCTACGCCTGGGACCTGGACGACGACGGCGCCTTCGACGACGCCACCGGAGTGACGGCCAGCTGGACCTACCAGCAGCCCGGCACCTACATGCCCGGGCTGCGGGTCACCGACAACCTCGGGGCCAGCGACACCGACGCGGTGACGATCACCGCCGGCAACACCGCCCCCACGGCGGCCATCTCCACCCCGGCGTCCTCGCTGCGCTGGAAGGTGGGCGACACGGTGACGTTCTCGGGCGGCGCGACCGACCCACAGAGCGGCAACCTGCCCGCCTCGGCCCTGTCGTGGTCGCTGGTGCTGCAGCACTGCGACGGCGGCGGCAACTGCCACTCGCACCCGGTCCAGACCTTCAACGGCGTGGCCTCGGGCAGCTTCGTCGCCCCCGACCACGAGTACCCGTCCCACCTGGAGCTGACCCTGACCGCGACCGACCCGGGCGGGCTCAGCGACACCGAGACCGTCCGGCTCGACCCGCAGACGGTGAACCTGACCTTCCAGACCAGCCCGAGCGGCCTCCAGCTGACGGTCGGCTCGGCCAGCGGCACGGCCCCGTTCACGCGCACGGTGATCGTGGGGTCGAGCAACTCGGTCAGCGCCCCCTCGCCCCAGACCCTCGGCGGCCGCAGCTACGGCTTCCGTTCCTGGTCGGACGGGGGCGCCCAGACCCACAACATCGTCGCCCCGGCCACGGCCACCAGCTACACGGCCACCTACCAGGAAGGCTGGGTTTCCCACGCCAGGCTGAACTTCCAGCCGGCCAGCGCGGCCGTGCCGGCCGGCTACCTGAAGGCCGACGGGACGACCTACCGCAACCGCGGCGCCTTCACCTACGGCTGGACGGCCGCCAACCACACGGCCAAGGACCGCAACTCGACGCGGTCACCCGACCAGCGCTACGACACCCTGGTCCACATGCAGAAACCGGCCAACCCCAACGCGGGGTTCGAGATCGCCGTGCCCAACGGGACCTACCGGGTCCACCTCGTCAGCGGTGACCCGAGCCAGGTCAACAGCGTGTTCCGGGTCAACGTGGAGGGCGTCCTGGTGGTGAGCGGCACCCCGACCTCGTCGACCCGGTGGATCGAGGGGACGGCCACCGTCACCGTCAGCGACGGCCGCCTGACGGTCAGCAACGGCGCCGGCGCCAGCAACAACAAGGTCAACTACCTGGACATCGAACGCCCCGGCTAG